One genomic segment of Rivularia sp. PCC 7116 includes these proteins:
- a CDS encoding iron uptake porin, with protein sequence MKQNLLISASGVSLLCLLAGLSPLKALAVEKIGNRQAINSSENLLANKVLSQESFSSTNAIISEKVNNQFRFDVGSHSLGEYGILTTNETAASEKKENAIREARRLRRIPQLNKQLNKNATLIAQVAQTQQKTSAGQVTSVSQLSDVQPTDWAFQALQSLVERYGCIAGYPNGTYGGNRAMTRYEFAAGLNACLERVNELIATATTSIVAKQDLTTLQRLQSEFSAELATLRGRVDTLEARTAQIEASQFSTTTKLQGEAIFAAIGATGGAPDSDNPNIILTNRVRLNLNTSFTGKDLLITGLQAHNFGGDADGSGSLQQGLGLTAPGVNLAASSARTGIEPQFPGFTPKDLSSKDANSVELYKLLYIFPVANKLTLFAGTAAEVSDAFPTITPFAGEGQEAISRFAGLNPVLRVSGGTSGSGLASAAGFIFTPSKSFDIRALYASVNANIPSSEEDILPGVSGTPLGSGLFGGSTVAAAQLTFKPSNSLDIGLNYANSYHEINILGTGLVSTDTNALGLADGNLGIPVKLNSVGGTVNWRFSPNIALSGYGAAIFVDDSSSQVDASTTFTSWMVGLHFQDLIKKGNTAGILFGQPLYRTEADGDANLATDGVERQTPYHLEAYYKFKVNDNLSITPGAFVLFNPEGDDRNDTTTVGLLRTTFTF encoded by the coding sequence ATGAAACAAAATCTACTAATTTCTGCTAGTGGGGTAAGTTTGCTGTGCTTACTCGCCGGTTTGTCGCCGTTAAAAGCATTAGCTGTGGAAAAAATCGGCAACAGGCAAGCAATAAATAGCAGTGAAAACTTACTAGCTAATAAAGTCTTATCCCAGGAAAGTTTTTCATCCACGAACGCAATTATTAGCGAAAAAGTAAATAATCAATTTCGGTTTGATGTTGGCAGCCACTCCTTGGGGGAGTATGGCATTTTGACAACAAACGAAACAGCAGCCTCGGAGAAAAAAGAAAATGCGATTAGGGAAGCTAGACGCTTAAGGCGTATCCCTCAACTAAATAAACAACTAAATAAAAACGCAACTCTAATTGCCCAGGTTGCCCAAACACAACAAAAAACAAGTGCGGGGCAAGTTACATCGGTTTCCCAACTATCCGACGTACAGCCGACAGATTGGGCTTTTCAAGCATTGCAATCCCTCGTAGAACGGTATGGTTGTATTGCCGGATATCCCAATGGCACCTATGGGGGCAATCGGGCAATGACTAGGTATGAATTTGCGGCTGGTTTAAATGCTTGTTTAGAGCGCGTTAATGAGTTGATTGCCACAGCCACAACAAGTATTGTTGCCAAACAAGATTTAACAACTTTACAGCGTTTGCAATCAGAGTTTAGTGCCGAATTAGCAACTTTGCGGGGAAGGGTAGATACCCTGGAAGCTCGCACTGCCCAAATAGAAGCTTCACAATTTTCCACTACCACCAAACTCCAAGGAGAAGCAATTTTTGCTGCTATCGGTGCAACTGGTGGCGCTCCCGATAGTGATAACCCCAACATCATCCTGACGAATCGAGTACGGTTGAACTTGAATACCAGTTTTACTGGTAAAGACTTGTTAATTACTGGTTTGCAAGCCCATAATTTCGGCGGTGATGCTGATGGTAGTGGTAGTCTGCAACAAGGATTGGGATTGACAGCACCGGGAGTAAACCTGGCTGCAAGTAGTGCCCGCACGGGTATTGAACCTCAATTTCCCGGATTTACTCCCAAAGATTTATCTTCTAAAGATGCTAATAGTGTGGAACTGTACAAACTTTTGTACATTTTCCCTGTAGCTAACAAATTAACTTTATTTGCTGGTACTGCTGCGGAAGTCTCCGATGCTTTCCCTACAATTACTCCTTTTGCAGGAGAAGGGCAAGAGGCAATTTCTCGCTTTGCTGGATTAAATCCCGTACTACGGGTTTCCGGCGGTACTTCCGGCTCTGGCTTAGCATCGGCAGCAGGTTTTATCTTTACTCCATCAAAAAGCTTCGATATTCGCGCTCTCTACGCTAGCGTCAATGCTAATATTCCCAGCAGTGAAGAGGATATTCTTCCCGGAGTTTCTGGTACACCTTTAGGTTCGGGTTTGTTTGGTGGTAGTACCGTAGCCGCAGCCCAACTCACATTTAAACCCAGCAACTCATTGGATATTGGTTTGAACTATGCCAACAGCTACCACGAAATCAATATTTTGGGTACGGGATTGGTGAGTACCGATACTAATGCTTTAGGCTTAGCAGATGGAAATTTAGGGATTCCAGTAAAACTCAATTCTGTGGGTGGTACGGTAAATTGGCGCTTTTCGCCAAATATTGCTCTATCAGGTTACGGAGCAGCAATTTTCGTCGATGATTCCTCCTCTCAGGTGGATGCTTCCACTACCTTCACCAGTTGGATGGTGGGCTTACACTTCCAAGATCTGATTAAAAAAGGCAATACCGCCGGGATACTTTTCGGTCAACCTTTATACCGTACAGAAGCGGATGGTGATGCTAATTTAGCTACTGATGGTGTCGAACGCCAGACTCCCTACCATTTGGAAGCTTATTACAAATTTAAAGTCAACGACAATCTCAGTATTACACCTGGCGCATTTGTGTTATTTAATCCAGAGGGAGATGACCGCAATGACACGACGACAGTAGGTTTATTGCGTACAACTTTTACTTTTTAG
- a CDS encoding MoaD/ThiS family protein, protein MSVKVLVPTALQKFTNNQATLECNGSTITELFDSLEKACPGIKARLCDESGKPRRFLNLYVNSEDIRFLDGAATPLKDGDEVSIVPAVAGG, encoded by the coding sequence ATGTCTGTAAAAGTTCTCGTTCCCACAGCACTTCAAAAATTTACTAATAATCAAGCAACTTTAGAGTGTAACGGTAGCACTATTACCGAACTCTTCGATTCTTTAGAAAAAGCTTGTCCTGGTATCAAAGCGCGTTTGTGCGATGAATCCGGAAAACCACGTCGTTTTTTAAATTTATATGTAAATAGCGAAGATATCCGCTTTTTAGATGGTGCAGCGACACCTTTAAAAGATGGCGACGAAGTTAGTATTGTTCCTGCTGTTGCTGGCGGTTAA
- a CDS encoding DUF2996 domain-containing protein — protein MAEETNKNEAASEDKPKAAAKPPAKAAGDKKPAAKKKEKPPAVEDKPFEEFMRQHYVPALTKAIADEGVEDLHLDFTKQKLPIPGYETAGECWQVLGSFGNGTRQFNVYFPDEDIKGKKAFSCNEGKSPSTLESFLIDERRITLDLMVFGVIMRLNGQKWLGRN, from the coding sequence ATGGCAGAAGAAACCAATAAAAACGAAGCAGCATCGGAAGATAAGCCCAAAGCTGCTGCTAAACCCCCAGCAAAAGCAGCAGGTGATAAGAAGCCCGCAGCCAAGAAAAAAGAAAAACCCCCAGCAGTTGAAGATAAACCGTTTGAGGAGTTTATGCGACAGCATTATGTACCTGCCCTTACAAAGGCGATCGCTGATGAAGGGGTGGAAGATTTGCATTTGGATTTCACTAAGCAGAAACTTCCGATTCCTGGATATGAAACAGCCGGGGAGTGCTGGCAAGTTTTAGGTAGCTTCGGCAATGGTACGCGCCAATTTAACGTATATTTCCCAGATGAAGATATTAAAGGGAAAAAAGCGTTTTCTTGTAATGAAGGCAAAAGCCCCAGCACTCTAGAATCATTTTTAATTGACGAACGTAGAATTACTCTAGATTTAATGGTATTTGGAGTAATAATGCGTTTGAACGGTCAAAAGTGGTTGGGAAGAAACTAA
- a CDS encoding YggT family protein: MNLLIQTLLTFTQIYSFLLIGRVLLTWFPQIDWYNQPFAALSQVTDPYLNLFRNIIPPLGGIDLSPILAFLALNIISGLLANLAGPMASSF; this comes from the coding sequence ATGAATTTGCTGATTCAGACACTACTCACATTTACCCAGATTTACAGCTTCTTGCTAATTGGTCGGGTTTTGCTAACTTGGTTCCCACAGATTGACTGGTACAATCAACCATTTGCAGCGCTAAGCCAGGTAACTGACCCTTATCTTAATCTTTTCCGTAACATAATTCCCCCCTTGGGAGGAATTGATTTATCTCCAATTCTGGCTTTTCTGGCGCTCAACATAATCAGCGGACTGTTGGCAAATTTGGCTGGCCCTATGGCTTCAAGCTTCTAA
- a CDS encoding NINE protein — MKVEAKDKHYDKEKERMKISYMLNVLGFLGFTGGLHRLYNGKVATGLLWMFTLGLFGLGQFVDLFLIPNMVEEREIKLRLKAGLSPFGVAQNPQAIASEIYQSPQETLMVELLKAAENRGGKLSVTQGVLDTGAKFSQVEATLQEMHKSGYVGIGNNPENGAVTYIFHELT; from the coding sequence ATGAAGGTTGAAGCAAAAGACAAGCATTACGACAAAGAAAAAGAGCGTATGAAAATATCCTATATGCTCAACGTTTTGGGTTTTTTAGGATTTACTGGCGGATTGCATCGTTTGTATAACGGTAAGGTAGCTACGGGTTTACTATGGATGTTTACCCTCGGCTTATTTGGTTTAGGGCAATTTGTGGATTTATTTCTCATTCCTAATATGGTAGAAGAAAGGGAAATAAAATTAAGACTGAAAGCTGGTTTATCACCTTTCGGTGTTGCACAAAATCCTCAAGCGATAGCATCGGAAATTTATCAATCGCCTCAAGAAACCTTGATGGTAGAGTTGCTCAAAGCTGCCGAAAATCGTGGTGGTAAACTTAGCGTTACTCAAGGAGTTCTTGATACGGGCGCAAAATTTTCACAAGTAGAAGCTACTTTACAAGAGATGCACAAGTCTGGTTATGTTGGTATAGGTAACAACCCCGAAAATGGAGCCGTTACCTATATTTTTCACGAACTTACTTAG
- a CDS encoding Uma2 family endonuclease: MTVTTTQPLTLKEFLKLPETKPGSEYINGQIIQKPMPKGRHSRLQGKLCTAINQEVEDKKIAYAFPELRCTFGGRSIIPDIAVFKWDNIAFTVDGDVPDNFESSPDWTIEILSPEQKPNKVIGNILHCLKYGTRLGWFLDADDSSILVFEPGKQPVLFQGKDVLPVLPEIELILTPNQVFGWLNMSGR; this comes from the coding sequence ATGACTGTCACAACCACCCAACCGTTAACCCTAAAAGAATTTCTCAAACTCCCAGAGACTAAACCAGGAAGCGAATACATCAACGGGCAAATTATTCAAAAACCAATGCCAAAAGGAAGACACAGCCGTTTACAAGGAAAGCTCTGCACTGCAATTAACCAAGAAGTTGAAGATAAGAAAATTGCTTATGCATTCCCAGAGTTGCGCTGTACTTTTGGAGGACGTTCTATAATACCGGATATAGCGGTATTTAAATGGGATAATATTGCTTTTACCGTTGATGGTGATGTTCCCGATAACTTTGAAAGTTCACCAGATTGGACAATCGAGATTCTTTCACCGGAGCAAAAGCCAAATAAAGTAATTGGTAATATTCTTCATTGCTTGAAATATGGTACTCGTTTGGGGTGGTTTCTTGATGCTGATGATTCAAGTATTTTAGTATTTGAACCGGGAAAACAACCCGTACTATTTCAGGGAAAGGATGTTTTACCTGTACTACCAGAAATTGAATTAATACTCACTCCGAATCAAGTTTTTGGGTGGTTAAACATGAGTGGCAGGTAA
- the thrC gene encoding threonine synthase: MQAATNIQNQTLTHAFHALKCKECGAEYELEAKNVCEFCFGPLEVSYDYSKLRQTVTRQTIEAGPNSIWRYRQFLPVTSENPIDVGTGMTPLVRSHRLARRLGLKKLYIKNDAVNMPTLSFKDRVVSVAMTRAKELGFTTVSCASTGNLANSTAAIAAHAGLDCCVFIPADLEAGKILGSLIYSPTLMAVKGNYDQVNRLCSEVANTHGWGFVNINLRPYYSEGSKTLGFEVAEQLGWELPDHIVAPLASGSLFGKIYKGFNEFKEVGLVKDKKVRFSGAQAEGCSPIAKAFKEGRDFIQPEKPNTIAKSIAIGNPADGIYAVEIANKTNGNIESVNDTEIIEGMKLLAETEGIFTETAGGTTIAVLKKLVEAGKIDPEETTVVYITGNGLKTQEAIQGAIGEPLTIDAKLDSFESALERSRTLERLEWQQVLV; the protein is encoded by the coding sequence ATGCAAGCAGCAACCAACATCCAAAACCAAACTCTTACTCATGCCTTTCATGCTTTGAAATGTAAGGAATGTGGTGCAGAGTACGAACTTGAAGCGAAAAATGTATGTGAGTTCTGCTTTGGTCCTTTGGAGGTAAGCTACGATTACAGCAAATTGCGTCAAACCGTAACTCGCCAAACTATTGAAGCGGGTCCTAATTCTATATGGCGCTATCGTCAATTTTTGCCTGTAACTAGCGAAAACCCCATTGATGTTGGTACTGGCATGACTCCTTTGGTACGCTCGCACCGTTTAGCGCGTCGTTTGGGTTTAAAGAAACTATATATAAAGAACGATGCGGTTAATATGCCCACCCTCAGCTTCAAAGATAGGGTGGTTTCCGTTGCCATGACTCGCGCTAAGGAATTGGGTTTCACCACCGTATCCTGCGCCAGCACCGGAAACTTGGCAAACTCGACTGCTGCGATCGCGGCTCATGCAGGTTTGGATTGCTGCGTGTTCATACCCGCCGATTTAGAAGCCGGTAAAATTTTAGGAAGTCTTATTTATAGCCCTACTTTAATGGCTGTTAAAGGCAACTACGACCAAGTGAACCGTTTATGTTCGGAAGTTGCCAACACCCACGGATGGGGATTTGTAAATATTAATTTACGTCCCTATTATTCCGAAGGTTCCAAAACATTAGGTTTTGAAGTTGCAGAACAGTTAGGTTGGGAATTACCAGATCATATTGTGGCTCCTTTGGCAAGCGGTTCGTTGTTTGGCAAAATTTATAAAGGATTCAACGAATTTAAAGAAGTTGGTTTAGTAAAAGATAAAAAGGTTCGATTCAGCGGCGCACAAGCCGAAGGATGTTCCCCCATAGCTAAAGCATTTAAAGAAGGACGCGATTTTATTCAGCCAGAAAAGCCCAATACCATCGCAAAATCCATTGCCATTGGAAACCCAGCAGATGGAATTTATGCAGTAGAAATTGCGAACAAAACCAACGGTAATATAGAATCAGTCAACGATACAGAAATTATCGAAGGCATGAAGCTGCTTGCAGAAACCGAAGGTATATTTACAGAAACTGCTGGTGGTACAACAATCGCAGTATTAAAGAAACTGGTGGAAGCAGGAAAAATTGACCCAGAAGAAACCACAGTTGTTTACATTACCGGCAACGGCTTAAAAACCCAAGAAGCTATACAGGGTGCTATCGGCGAACCTTTGACAATTGACGCAAAACTCGATAGTTTTGAATCAGCCCTAGAACGTTCTCGCACCCTAGAACGCTTAGAGTGGCAGCAAGTATTAGTTTAA
- the upp gene encoding uracil phosphoribosyltransferase produces the protein MTLQLRVYVPPHPLIKHWLAVARDAGTPSVLFRSAMTELGRWLTYEAAREWLPTLETTVQTPLEVCPATLINPEVPVAVVPILRAGLGLLEGAQTLLPLASIYHLGLVRNEETLQPECYLNKLPEKINPQTRVLITDPMLATGGSIMAAMSELTQRGVDPALTRIVCVVASPPALQQLSAAYPSLNIYAATIDEKLNEQGFIVPGLGDAGDRIFGT, from the coding sequence ATGACGCTACAACTACGCGTTTATGTTCCACCTCATCCCTTAATCAAGCACTGGCTAGCGGTTGCTCGCGATGCTGGTACACCTTCTGTATTGTTCCGTTCGGCAATGACAGAATTGGGGCGTTGGTTAACTTATGAAGCTGCTAGAGAATGGTTGCCAACTCTGGAAACAACTGTTCAAACACCATTAGAAGTATGTCCTGCAACATTAATTAATCCTGAAGTTCCTGTCGCAGTGGTGCCAATTTTGCGAGCTGGTTTAGGATTGTTGGAAGGAGCGCAAACTTTGCTTCCTTTAGCATCTATTTATCATTTAGGTTTAGTTAGAAACGAAGAAACTTTGCAGCCAGAATGCTATCTCAATAAGCTACCAGAAAAAATTAATCCCCAAACCAGAGTGTTAATAACCGATCCCATGCTGGCTACAGGAGGTTCTATAATGGCTGCTATGTCAGAATTAACTCAGCGAGGTGTCGATCCCGCTTTAACGCGCATTGTCTGTGTAGTAGCATCACCTCCTGCCCTGCAACAATTGAGTGCAGCTTATCCGAGTTTAAATATCTACGCTGCAACGATTGACGAAAAACTTAACGAGCAAGGATTTATAGTGCCGGGATTGGGAGATGCAGGCGATCGCATTTTTGGTACTTAA
- the crtH gene encoding carotenoid isomerase yields the protein MHDVIVIGSGIGGLVTATQLVAKGAKVLVLEGYTIPGGSSGYFERQGYRFDVGASMIFGFGDKGTTNLLTRALQAVDVSLETIPDNVQIHYHLPNSLDLKVERNYEDFLQNLITSFPHESKGIRRFYDECWQVFNCLNQMELLSLEEPRYLMRAFFGHPLACLGLAKYLPQNVGDIARRYIKDPELLKFIDIECYCWSVVPADMTPMINAGMVFSDRHYGGVNYPKGGVGQIAQKLVEGLIKKGGEIRYQARVTQIIKEKGKAVGVKLANNQHYRAKRIVSNATRWNTFEKLLRAVEIPANEKKWQLRYKKSPSFFSLHMGVKAELLSPETECHHILVSEWEKMMDSEGTIFVSIPTLLDPELAPQGYHIIHAFVTNWIDEWEGLSQKEYEAKKEATANRILDKLEKIFPGINANLDYLEAGTPKTHRRFLGRVDGTYGPIPRKKLWGLLGMPFNRTAIEGLYVVGDSTFPGQGLNAVAFSGFACAHRVGVDLGL from the coding sequence ATGCATGACGTGATTGTAATTGGGTCTGGTATTGGTGGTTTAGTAACTGCGACTCAATTGGTTGCTAAGGGTGCGAAGGTACTAGTTTTAGAAGGATATACTATTCCGGGCGGTAGCTCTGGTTATTTTGAAAGGCAGGGCTATCGCTTTGATGTTGGGGCTTCGATGATTTTTGGGTTTGGGGATAAAGGAACGACTAATTTACTCACTCGTGCCCTACAAGCTGTAGATGTTAGCTTGGAAACTATTCCCGACAACGTACAAATTCACTATCATTTACCTAATTCGTTGGATTTAAAAGTCGAACGAAATTATGAAGATTTTTTACAAAATTTAATTACATCTTTTCCTCACGAAAGTAAAGGAATTCGCCGCTTTTATGATGAGTGTTGGCAGGTTTTTAACTGCTTAAATCAAATGGAATTACTGTCTTTAGAAGAACCCCGTTATTTAATGCGGGCGTTTTTTGGGCATCCATTGGCTTGCTTGGGTTTGGCGAAATACCTACCGCAAAATGTAGGAGATATTGCGCGAAGATATATTAAAGACCCAGAATTACTAAAGTTTATTGATATAGAGTGTTATTGCTGGTCGGTAGTACCTGCCGATATGACACCAATGATTAATGCTGGTATGGTGTTTTCTGACAGGCATTATGGTGGAGTTAATTATCCTAAAGGTGGAGTAGGACAAATTGCTCAAAAGCTGGTAGAAGGTTTAATTAAAAAAGGCGGAGAAATTAGATATCAAGCCAGAGTTACGCAAATAATTAAAGAAAAAGGTAAAGCTGTAGGCGTAAAACTAGCGAATAATCAACATTACAGGGCTAAACGTATCGTTTCTAATGCAACTCGCTGGAATACATTCGAGAAACTACTTCGGGCAGTAGAAATACCAGCTAATGAGAAAAAATGGCAGCTGCGATACAAAAAGTCGCCCAGTTTTTTCAGCTTGCATATGGGAGTAAAAGCAGAATTATTATCTCCGGAAACCGAGTGTCATCATATTTTAGTTTCGGAGTGGGAAAAGATGATGGATTCAGAAGGTACGATTTTTGTTTCGATTCCGACGCTACTCGATCCAGAATTAGCTCCCCAGGGATATCATATCATTCATGCGTTCGTTACAAACTGGATTGATGAATGGGAAGGATTATCTCAGAAAGAATATGAAGCTAAGAAAGAAGCTACAGCTAATCGTATTTTAGATAAATTAGAAAAAATATTTCCGGGAATAAATGCCAACTTAGATTATTTAGAAGCGGGAACTCCAAAAACTCATCGTAGATTTTTAGGAAGAGTTGATGGTACATATGGCCCAATTCCCAGAAAGAAGTTGTGGGGATTGTTGGGAATGCCATTTAATCGCACGGCAATTGAAGGATTATATGTTGTGGGTGATAGTACTTTTCCGGGACAAGGTTTGAATGCGGTAGCCTTTTCCGGGTTTGCTTGCGCTCATCGGGTGGGGGTGGATTTGGGGTTGTAG
- the acsF gene encoding magnesium-protoporphyrin IX monomethyl ester (oxidative) cyclase, protein MVDSLQKPGFEEIRPGVKAPAKETLLTPRFYTTDFDEMAKMDISVNEDELEAIIEEFRADYNRHHFVRDEEFEQSWEHIDGETRQLFVEFLERSCTAEFSGFLLYKELGRRLKGKNPVLAEGFNLMSRDEARHAGFLNKAMSDFNLSLDLGFLTKSRSYTFFKPKFIFYATYLSEKIGYWRYITIYRHLEKHPEDRIYPIFRFFENWCQDENRHGDFFDAVMRAQPQTLNDWKARLWCRFFLLSVFATMYLNDIQRHGFYGAIGLDAREYDKEVIEKTNDTAGRVFPVMLDVKNPEFYERLEICVNNNEKLREIVNSTKPKFVQIFQKLPYYISNGWQAVKLYFIKPIDAAAMEGSVK, encoded by the coding sequence ATGGTAGATTCCCTACAAAAACCAGGCTTTGAAGAAATACGTCCGGGTGTTAAAGCCCCAGCGAAGGAAACTCTGCTGACACCCCGGTTTTACACCACTGACTTTGATGAGATGGCTAAAATGGACATCTCCGTTAATGAAGACGAGTTAGAAGCCATCATCGAAGAGTTTCGTGCTGACTACAACCGCCATCATTTTGTTCGGGATGAAGAGTTTGAGCAATCCTGGGAACATATTGATGGGGAAACTCGCCAATTATTTGTTGAGTTTTTAGAACGTTCCTGTACGGCTGAATTCTCTGGCTTTTTACTGTATAAAGAATTAGGTCGTCGTCTCAAAGGTAAAAACCCAGTTCTAGCTGAAGGCTTTAACTTGATGTCGCGAGATGAAGCGCGTCATGCTGGTTTCCTAAACAAAGCAATGTCAGATTTTAATCTGTCGCTAGACTTAGGATTTTTAACCAAGAGCCGTAGCTACACTTTCTTTAAGCCGAAATTTATCTTTTACGCTACATATCTTTCCGAAAAGATTGGTTATTGGCGCTATATCACTATTTACCGTCATTTAGAAAAGCATCCCGAAGATAGAATTTATCCAATTTTCCGATTCTTTGAAAACTGGTGTCAGGATGAAAATCGTCACGGTGACTTCTTTGATGCCGTGATGAGAGCGCAACCTCAAACCTTAAACGATTGGAAAGCGCGTTTATGGTGTCGCTTCTTCTTGCTGTCAGTATTTGCAACAATGTATTTAAACGACATCCAGCGTCACGGTTTCTATGGTGCAATTGGTTTAGATGCAAGGGAATACGATAAAGAAGTAATTGAAAAAACCAACGATACTGCCGGAAGAGTATTTCCAGTCATGTTGGATGTTAAAAATCCAGAATTTTACGAGCGCTTGGAAATTTGCGTTAACAATAACGAAAAGCTTAGAGAAATCGTAAATTCCACAAAACCAAAATTTGTACAAATCTTCCAAAAGCTGCCTTACTATATTTCCAACGGTTGGCAAGCTGTTAAGTTGTACTTCATCAAACCGATTGATGCTGCTGCAATGGAAGGTAGCGTTAAATAA